A genome region from Blautia coccoides includes the following:
- a CDS encoding undecaprenyl-diphosphate phosphatase, with protein sequence MSLLQALLLGLVQGITEFLPVSSSGHLAIMQNLLNINTDTGVLFDVILHLGTLTAIFIAFWKDIKKLILDGCGMIYDIIQNCKIWSHNRREHDARRYKKIVSTNYRKFILLIVVSTIPTAVVGLLLQNVVVTASANLLAPGVGLFITGILLLVVDFFPAGNKIPKDVSFWIALAIGFFQGIAVFPGISRSGMTIAACLLCGLNRKFAVKYSFIMSIPAVLGAAVLELKDIPGSGVTLPVFGEYLAAAALAGAAGYFCIKTMLRLIQRKKFRYFSIYCFIMGIAAVTCNFVL encoded by the coding sequence ATGTCATTATTACAGGCACTTCTGCTTGGACTGGTGCAGGGAATCACAGAATTCCTTCCGGTGAGCAGTTCCGGGCATCTGGCTATTATGCAGAATCTATTAAACATCAATACCGATACAGGCGTGTTGTTCGATGTGATTTTACATTTGGGAACGCTGACTGCTATTTTTATCGCGTTCTGGAAAGACATTAAGAAGCTGATTCTGGACGGCTGTGGAATGATCTATGACATCATTCAGAATTGTAAGATATGGTCACATAACAGAAGGGAACACGATGCCAGACGTTATAAAAAAATCGTGTCCACCAATTACCGTAAATTTATCCTGCTTATTGTTGTCTCTACCATTCCTACCGCGGTTGTAGGTCTGCTTTTGCAGAATGTGGTGGTGACGGCCAGCGCCAATCTGCTGGCACCCGGGGTTGGACTATTTATCACAGGCATTCTGCTTTTGGTGGTGGATTTCTTCCCGGCAGGTAATAAGATTCCAAAAGACGTATCATTTTGGATCGCACTGGCTATCGGCTTTTTCCAGGGAATCGCAGTTTTCCCCGGAATTTCACGGTCCGGTATGACCATAGCAGCCTGCCTGCTCTGCGGTCTCAACAGAAAATTTGCAGTGAAATATTCATTTATCATGTCCATTCCGGCTGTATTGGGGGCTGCAGTCCTGGAACTTAAGGACATACCCGGCTCAGGAGTCACACTTCCTGTGTTTGGGGAATATCTGGCAGCAGCAGCTCTTGCAGGAGCAGCGGGGTACTTCTGTATCAAGACAATGCTGCGGCTTATACAGCGAAAGAAATTCCGGTATTTCAGTATTTACTGTTTTATTATGGGAATTGCTGCTGTAACGTGTAATTTTGTCCTGTAG